The Myxocyprinus asiaticus isolate MX2 ecotype Aquarium Trade chromosome 6, UBuf_Myxa_2, whole genome shotgun sequence region gttaactaatgttaatgtatacaacctttTTGTAGCATGAGACATGAGACAATTACCGATAACACAGTCAAATCAAAGCTTCAATTGCTGCCAATTTGTCAGATCAATCAGGAAATGAAAACAGTACCTCTCCCCTAAACTTCCCACTCCTCCTTGGGTACTTCAGATTTAGCAAGAAAAGATGTGGATGTTCCAAAGAAATCCTGCACAGTGTATCCTGTCTTGTCCCACAGTGTGTGTGGAGCTCATGCGATCATGAAGACAGTGGCATAACAAGGTAACAGACTTTTGGCCCATCGTTTCTAATAAAGGCGATGGCAACTCAGGAGTTAATGTTTAACGCCCAATCCAATGCTGTGTCAGCTGAAGTTGTCATGTCATTCAGTACTTGCTTACCTCGGAGCTGAAATACTAACTGTACTTAGTTAAGCTAAGCAGTGTCCTGTGAGTATATTTTATACTTTACCTTCTTGACACATCCATAACTTAGTGACCTAACAAAACAGCTTCACATTTCACtggttttgttttcaaagttCACATACCAAATCTACTTTGATGCATTACTTACTGTAAGTAGAACTGTACATCTGAATGATACTCATGTCACAAGGTTTAATGGGGCCAGGCAACCTGTTTTAGTCATTTGGTGTGTCCTTTTTATGGGCTTCGTTTGACGCTCACTGCGTAATGGACACACatgcaaaatacacacacaaacccatGAACTAATAGAATCTGGAAGAGCTCCTTGATATAAGTGAAATGGACTGTGTTTAACTGGTGTCATAACTAGGCTGACTGGATACAGGAGGACCATAAAAGTACAGCAATAACACACTGAACAGCACATTACCGCATAATGGCCTCTTACCTTGTAATAAGATCTTAACATTGGGAAGGCCAACTTGATGACTGGAAAGAGGGAATCAGCACCCATAAAACAGAAGAATATAATATTCTACTACATTAATGTTTTTCAGTGCTGTCGTATATCCTGGAGGTGGAACAAGAAGCCTCAGTCGACAGATGTTTGAAAGCAGAGCTTCATGTTTTAAGCATGACCAAACACACCATACAGCATTTCACTCATTTAGTTATGATCATTACATATGAAAGCTGTTGGCTCATGGAGACCCAAGTTAGAGTCCAGCCTAGGACATGTCCCAATATCATACTATCTGTACtgtcatatatataaaaaagcataaaaataaaaacagacgaACAATGTATCAAGTCACCTcatcagacacacacaaaaaataaaaataattatgatgcAAAACACTGCAAAGATCCAGTTCATGCAGTTGCAGTCACCAACTATAACTTCAGAAGGAAAGGGGGATGATGTAATTGTAAGCAGAATGATAGATCATACACATCTCACAAGGGAAAGTAGGCTGAAATCTAATGCAGTTTCAGGAAAACAATCTGTCCAGGAGACGTATTTGAAAAGTCTAACATGGTAATATGATTACTCATCAAGCTGAGTCCCTAAAGCAAGCAAACTATTCAAGAAGCACACATTTGCAAGTAACCTTACCATTCACAAAGCTCCTCACTTCCTTTTTTACAAGGGATCCAGGCAACAGTTGCCATGCACTAATTAAACTTTGAGCAGTCCATACTGAAGAGGCAATGTGGATTCCGCTCTCTTTCGAGAGGTTGAAAAAAGCTTATTTTGAATGATTCTGGGTGGAAGAACAAACAGGTGCGGAATCAACAGTTTCAAGATCCAAGAATATATTTACTGATACCCAAAAGAGACTCTTCGTCCTTTGGGATGCCACCTGCATTATTGATTGCTCTAAAAAGAGGATCAGTTTCCTCATTACCCAGGCCTTTGCGTTAGGAAGTAGGTTAAGCATGCCAACTATAATTCGTCTACTTTAATACAATTCTTTCATTTAGATGGGACAAACTGAGATTTCTATCTTTTTTTCAAATGATTCTGGTCACTAAGCTTTCAGGTTGtaaacttaaaaaacataataataataataataataataataataataataacaacaacaacaacaacaacaacaacaataataacaattataataatctggttgttgttatattttataatattaaatattttaaattataatatttattatttgtattattatcattaataacaataataataaactggtttactaaattactattattattattattattattaataataataataataacaagtattattattattattaggttgttataatattttataatataatatatatttatattatgatatttattattgttattattatcattaataataataataataataataataataattccatggCATGCCACATAAACACAGAGAAAGTAATGCAAGCCTGTATTGCCCTAATTACCAGCTGGGACCATACTCAACTATTTGTCAATGAATGACTGACTATTTTCATTGCCAATCGCAGCATCATATCAGATTACAGTATTACTGTAACCCTGTGAGATTCATAGGGAAAGGATTTGAAAATAGACTTTGGTCACAGACTTTAGTAGAGGGAAcagttcagattttttttattttttttatctgacattaATATGGCACAAACTAAATTTCAAAGCAAAACAGCCTCCATCTCACCTTTTATTGTGGCTTTGGTCTCTTGGtccacaaaaatgacattttccttACGTTCTCTTGTTATTAGGGCCATGGATCTTGAAACAAGAGAAACAACAGACAAATAGGTATTGCAATAGATTTGGAACGTCACACTAATCATGCCAACTACTGACAGAAAGAGCCCAGTTGAGGAAAACAAGTCTGCATCACCTAGATTTATCATCAATCCACCATCATtcccacacatacagtacaaatacaacttttattgAGTGAGTAAAAGCAATAACCAGCACATGCCTCATAATATGGCAGGACTCCAGCCTAATGAGGGACTGGAATGACCCATCTATTATCCTAATTTCctttcagacacacacactctttctgtctctctctcttgctccaaTGCAGATGTTCTCTCTTACTACGAACGAGTGAAAATAGCACAACTTTTTCTACAAACAccttattttattaattgtgcataATTTATTGATGCGATTTGGttaatgtgtgagagtgtgtgaatgTAGTAAAAGGAGAGGGCTCAGTTAAGAAAGTGAGTAGGTGAGAGAAAAATACCTAAACAAACAGCAGGTGGCACTAACTACAAAGAATAGTTCCTAGAATGGGCACTGACAGTCTAGAAATGAAAAATTAACTATCAATATGACATTGTTGTGGAGTtatgtatattatattgtatatatatatatatatatatatatatatatatatatatatatatatatatatatatatatataaaatctcttGTCACCGCATTCAATCCGGAAAAAGATTATGATTCTAAGTCCTTGCACAAAAATACTGGATTAAAACAGTgggtgtttttattgttgttgttgttgttattatttgcatttttattttatatttgtttttctttatttttttatttatttaggattttcaTGACTGATGAAACagccacaaacacacatcatttaCACAATTTAGCAAAACATTCTTTGCAATGTAATAAAGCAAtaatggaagaagaaaaaaagaattgatggaataaataaatattttatgaaaaaatagaCACTTAGATATAAGATCATATGTTATTCAAAAGGTGCCTGAAGTCTCCAAAATACTCTGAAAATGATCATTTCTGATATAGAGCataaaaaaagagatgttacTACGTAGCCATAGCTGTCTACTATTCCAATAAGATTTGACAGATGTAGACACAAACCAATCGCGTCGTTAAAGAACGCCTAGACGCTCCCCTTTCCACCAATCGGCGCTTAGAGGAGGCGGGACTTGTGTTCCTTTGCTCCGATTTAATTCGTGCGCTATCAATTAGTTACAGCGTACGCCAGAACAACAGAGACGAGGTTGGGTACCAATTTGACTGGGGATGCCACTTTCTTTTGATATGGCGTTttaaaaattatcttttaaaatattGCTTCTTTTCTTTCTGAAGTCGAATGAACGTTCACGCACGTATATATCGCCATTTTATCGCATCCCGTGGTCTGGACGCGCTACAGTTCCAGTGTTTCACTAGTACAGTAGCGTTGGGATGTATTTCACCTGTAAGAGAACATTAATGTGCTTTACCAAGATTTTGTGAGCCGTTATACGACATGAACTGCATCCGTTGTCTTGCATCTAAATGAAACCGTGCGCATTGCAGTGCGGTTTGTTTTCGTTTCGTCTCATTTTGGGGGGGTCGGGCATCCCCACGCATTTAATCGATAATCGATTAAATGGACTTGGGGCAGATGTCACGCTTTCTTCTATGCCATCATCATCACTGTATATGATACAGTGTAGCTCTATTTGGGACATCACTGGCTCTCTTGTttcataaatgaaaaacaaacccTACCCTCTGAAATTCACAGCACCATGGGAGAAGAATGCTGGTTTTGGAAGAAAACTCAAGCCTTGCACCAGAAACAGCACCAAAATAATAGCCAACCCAGGCATTGTCATGAAAGTGCTACGCCGGAAGAAGATCATTATGTTTCTTGCCTATTTTCTGCTGGTGGCTTTGACCATGTTGAACCTGGCTAATTATAAATGGACCAAAGAGCCACAGCAATGCAACCATCCAATGCAGGGAATGCCTGTCCAAAGCAGATCGGACATCCGTTTCCTTTACAAAGCCCACCAGATCAAGAAAAGGCAGCTTGTGTATGTATTGACCACTTGGAGGTCCGGTTCGTCCTTTTTTGGGGAgctgttcaaccaaaatccagATGTGTTTTTCTTGTATGAACCTATGTGGCATATCTGGCAAAAACTGTACCCGGGGGATGCTGTGTCCCTCCAGGGAGCAGCCCGGGACATGCTGAGCTCTCTTTACAGGTGTGATTTCTCGGTTTTTCAGTTGTACAACAGCCCTGGGGGAAAGAACATAACCTCGCTCGGACTGTTTGGTGCCACTCTTAATAAGGTCATCTGCTCGTACCCCCTCTGTTCGTCCTACAGGAAGGATGTAGTGGGCATGGTAGACGATAAAGTTTGTAGAAAGTGCCCTCCGCAGAGCCTCCAAGCCCTGGAGGAGGAATGTTTAAAGTACAACACTGTAGTCATCAAGGGAGTCCGTATTTTGGATATTAACATTTTGGCCCCCTTGATGGAGGACCCCTCTTTGAATCTGAAAGTCATCCATTTAGTCAGAGACCCCAGGGCGGTGGCCAACTCCAGGATTAAATCTCGACACGGACTCATACGAGAAAATTTACAAGTCCTGCGCAGCAGAGACCCCAAGCTGCGTCGTGTGCCATTTGCGGACCCGAACCACAAAGTGAACAAAAAAGACGGTGCAGACTATCACTCCATAGAAGCCATGGAAGTGATTTGTGAACGGGCATCCAGAACTCTGAAAACCGCCCTCCACCCTCCCACCTGGTTCAAGGGGAAATACATGACTGTACGTTACGAGGACTTAGTGGAAAACCCTATTAAAACGGTTCGGAATGTTTATCGCTTCGTTAACCTTTCAGCCAGTCAGGACATTGAGGCCTTCGCCATGAATATGACAACAGGAAGTAGCGCCTCCACTAAACCTTTCATCGTTTCGTCCAGGAATGCAACACAAGCTGCAAGCGCTTGGAGAACTCTGCTTAGCTACCAGCAGATCAGGCAGGTGGAGGAGTATTGTCAGCATGCAATGTCTCTGCTTGGATACCTGCGTGTTCGCACATCCGGAGAGGCTAAGGATTTGAGCAAATCATTGTTGACAGTGCCCAAAATATAAAATATCGCCAAAGACGTTTGTTAGATTGAAGTCGTTGTGTTTTGCATTTGTGCCCATAGCAGCCTGGTTCTCATTCTTAACAAACTTATCTATGTTCAGTGCTTAATGGCTCAGTGGAATGTATCTGTTTGCATCATACTGTACAGAGACACTTATGTTGGGACCAGAATATTGTCTGTGCATTGCCAGATGTTTGACCAAATAAGAGAGGAAAACAATTACCTCGTGTACAATGTGTCATTAATCATTAAAAGTAcagcaatatatttatttaaccaaAACCTTTAGATATAGTTTTCTCTTCATTATATTTACGATATACAAAACAAAGCTAATTTTTACATTGTACGTGAGACATCTATCTATAGGTTACCACAGTtaagggtgggcgatatgaccaaaatcttatatcacggtACGACtgattt contains the following coding sequences:
- the LOC127441902 gene encoding carbohydrate sulfotransferase 2-like — encoded protein: MKNKPYPLKFTAPWEKNAGFGRKLKPCTRNSTKIIANPGIVMKVLRRKKIIMFLAYFLLVALTMLNLANYKWTKEPQQCNHPMQGMPVQSRSDIRFLYKAHQIKKRQLVYVLTTWRSGSSFFGELFNQNPDVFFLYEPMWHIWQKLYPGDAVSLQGAARDMLSSLYRCDFSVFQLYNSPGGKNITSLGLFGATLNKVICSYPLCSSYRKDVVGMVDDKVCRKCPPQSLQALEEECLKYNTVVIKGVRILDINILAPLMEDPSLNLKVIHLVRDPRAVANSRIKSRHGLIRENLQVLRSRDPKLRRVPFADPNHKVNKKDGADYHSIEAMEVICERASRTLKTALHPPTWFKGKYMTVRYEDLVENPIKTVRNVYRFVNLSASQDIEAFAMNMTTGSSASTKPFIVSSRNATQAASAWRTLLSYQQIRQVEEYCQHAMSLLGYLRVRTSGEAKDLSKSLLTVPKI